The Collimonas sp. PA-H2 genome contains a region encoding:
- a CDS encoding helix-turn-helix transcriptional regulator, giving the protein MKNKRELLEGDPTTLADFLRAVRKQQKGGNGKPLTLTAIHNRCGLPIPILSKLEAGQILDPRSSTLKSMLHGYGLAFEDVARYLPLRANNKMQRVIVK; this is encoded by the coding sequence ATGAAAAATAAGAGGGAACTCCTCGAAGGCGACCCTACAACACTTGCAGATTTTTTAAGGGCGGTACGCAAGCAGCAAAAGGGAGGAAATGGTAAGCCGTTAACGTTAACTGCTATTCACAATCGTTGTGGGTTACCGATACCCATACTTTCCAAATTGGAAGCGGGCCAAATTCTTGACCCGAGAAGTTCCACGCTGAAAAGTATGTTGCACGGTTACGGCCTTGCCTTCGAAGATGTGGCACGATATTTGCCGCTGAGGGCGAACAACAAGATGCAACGTGTAATCGTTAAATAG
- a CDS encoding diguanylate cyclase, with the protein MNGLRDRLARQARLATKRISITSLAMIFVILVCLSLVFIDGWRSWTARNIQLQEMGVSTSNMTRAIAQHADDTIKAADTTLVGLVERVQADGTGPGALQRLHQLLVQRVRELRQLQGLFIYDEKGNWLANALPATPSNVNNSDRDYFIYHSTHFDPKPYIGLPIRSRSTGKWIITVSRRISHADGSFAGVALATIDMDYFNKFYESFDIGHHGAIVLGLNNGVMLTRRPLLADTNGKSIANTPLFRDHVAKRAMGTIFIVSALDGVRRLNSFRHLEQYPLFVATALSEDEILADWLTDTYLHSAGVGILLIVLSMLGFHLVGQIKLRLNAEAELVRARDALETLNQTLERLALQDGLTGLANRRHFDLALDKEFSRAVREASSLALVMIDVDCFKQYNDIYGHAAGDECLRKISEVIKTNQNRPGDVAARYGGEELGVLLPGTDVRGAMVIAEKIRLEIHNLGIEHAGNSAGVVTVSAGVDAFVPILDLDNPLELIQAADKALYAAKSGGRDRVCENNSVIHSHQATTQQESSAIL; encoded by the coding sequence ATGAACGGTCTCCGAGACAGATTGGCACGGCAAGCAAGATTAGCCACCAAACGTATATCAATCACGTCGCTGGCCATGATTTTCGTGATTCTTGTATGTTTGTCTTTGGTATTCATCGATGGCTGGCGAAGTTGGACAGCCCGTAATATTCAGCTGCAGGAAATGGGAGTTTCCACCTCCAATATGACGCGCGCCATAGCGCAACATGCGGACGATACTATTAAAGCAGCCGACACCACCCTCGTCGGTCTCGTCGAGCGGGTACAAGCTGATGGCACCGGCCCTGGAGCTTTGCAGCGACTGCATCAGCTACTGGTCCAACGGGTTCGCGAACTGCGCCAACTCCAAGGTTTGTTCATCTATGACGAAAAAGGGAATTGGCTCGCTAATGCGTTGCCGGCGACGCCATCCAACGTCAATAATTCAGACCGGGATTATTTCATCTATCACAGTACCCACTTCGATCCCAAGCCTTACATCGGACTGCCGATACGCAGCCGATCAACAGGCAAATGGATCATCACTGTCTCGCGCAGAATTAGCCATGCCGATGGCAGCTTCGCCGGCGTTGCGCTAGCCACCATCGATATGGATTACTTCAATAAATTTTACGAAAGCTTCGATATCGGCCACCACGGCGCGATCGTGCTTGGACTGAATAATGGCGTCATGCTGACCCGTCGGCCGCTGTTGGCGGATACCAATGGAAAAAGCATAGCAAATACCCCTCTGTTTCGTGACCACGTTGCGAAGAGAGCCATGGGCACGATTTTTATCGTTTCAGCACTGGACGGAGTTAGGCGCCTGAATAGCTTCCGGCACTTGGAGCAATATCCCTTATTCGTCGCCACAGCGCTGTCGGAAGATGAAATCCTTGCAGATTGGCTTACAGATACTTATTTACATTCCGCCGGCGTGGGGATACTGCTCATCGTATTGAGCATGCTGGGATTTCATCTCGTCGGTCAAATCAAGCTGCGCCTGAATGCCGAAGCGGAACTGGTTCGAGCACGGGATGCATTAGAAACACTCAACCAGACGCTCGAAAGGCTGGCATTGCAGGACGGTCTCACCGGACTCGCGAATCGTCGTCATTTTGACCTTGCTCTGGACAAGGAATTTAGCCGTGCGGTGCGAGAGGCAAGTTCACTGGCGCTGGTCATGATCGATGTCGACTGCTTCAAACAATATAACGATATATACGGTCACGCAGCAGGCGATGAATGCTTGCGAAAAATCAGCGAGGTGATTAAAACCAATCAGAATCGGCCTGGCGACGTCGCGGCCCGTTACGGCGGGGAAGAGCTTGGCGTGCTTCTCCCCGGTACTGACGTACGCGGCGCAATGGTCATTGCCGAAAAAATCCGTTTGGAGATCCACAACCTGGGTATCGAGCATGCGGGTAATTCCGCCGGCGTGGTCACAGTCAGCGCCGGCGTTGATGCGTTTGTCCCCATTCTGGATCTGGATAATCCGTTAGAGCTGATACAAGCAGCCGATAAGGCCCTTTACGCAGCAAAATCTGGCGGGCGTGATCGTGTCTGCGAAAATAACAGCGTCATTCACTCTCATCAAGCTACTACTCAGCAGGAATCGTCTGCCATCCTGTAA
- a CDS encoding GspE/PulE family protein, giving the protein MDTDFDWPLPPHFESISASPATNDGRVPCIVAMPDGSRKVGNLLEFDLETSSIEFHQERASGNLRIGFANLKSIRLTSPIELKKMELPLTVETQGNLSISIRQKCMISFKDGEHLLSETVGYVPRDIGIFLFLVGGGNKVVRWFIPTEAIASYQIGDKLGKMLIDTRMASADAVDAGLKKQSELRESKLGAYLQLESLVTEVQVEMALQKQRSLPHLKLGEALIQEQLITIEQLAQALKKQNEDRKLHLGEILVGMGFVTKESIKRILAQKLGIPFVTLPQFHFDLNLTKIVPADLARKYIVMPLYRTQSRMVVAMEDPLSSEALKELSFCAKLTIDPVMASETDLVEVISRFYGRQGERQDIAEFVSKMDDGIGAELSLVSNEVITESDNTMVRLVNKIILDAFEQGASDIHIEVMKGNEPTRVRFRKDGIMVDYSNIPANYRNALVSRLKIMSRLDISEKRRSQDGKLNFEQFGPVKIELRVVTMPTTEGMEDIVMRILAAPKALSLDALGLSAAVLEGLKKLALKPHGLLFVCGPTGSGKTTTLHSLLSYINTSERKIWTVEDPIEITQKGLRQVQVHAKIDLTFAAVLRSFLRADPDVIMVGETRDPETARTVIEASLTGHLVFSTLHTNSAVESVVRLLDLGLDPFNFADALLGVVGQRLTRKLCTACRQRYSATAEQVKMLAYEYCLETGLQEDDVVAQWQKQYGHGSTALTLYKAVGCEKCDKSGYKGRLGVHELLFNTPAIRKQIHAKANVPEILKTAVGEGMRTLKQDGIDKIFQGLTDWEQVRML; this is encoded by the coding sequence ATGGATACCGATTTCGACTGGCCACTGCCACCACACTTCGAATCAATCTCTGCATCCCCTGCAACCAACGATGGCAGGGTGCCATGCATCGTCGCCATGCCCGACGGCAGCCGCAAAGTCGGCAATCTGCTGGAGTTTGACCTGGAAACCTCATCGATAGAGTTTCATCAGGAACGCGCCAGCGGCAACTTGCGTATCGGCTTTGCCAATCTCAAAAGCATCCGCTTAACGTCGCCGATAGAGTTGAAGAAAATGGAATTGCCTTTAACGGTCGAAACACAAGGAAATTTATCCATCTCAATTCGGCAAAAATGCATGATTTCGTTCAAGGACGGCGAACATTTGCTCTCCGAAACGGTGGGTTACGTTCCGCGTGACATCGGGATTTTTCTGTTTCTTGTCGGCGGCGGCAACAAGGTAGTGCGCTGGTTTATTCCGACAGAAGCAATTGCCAGCTATCAAATTGGCGACAAACTCGGCAAAATGCTGATAGACACCAGAATGGCGTCGGCCGACGCTGTCGACGCCGGCTTAAAGAAGCAAAGCGAGCTGAGGGAATCCAAGCTGGGAGCGTATCTGCAGCTAGAGAGCCTGGTCACGGAAGTGCAAGTAGAAATGGCCTTGCAAAAGCAGCGATCGTTGCCCCACCTTAAGCTGGGAGAAGCATTAATTCAGGAGCAGCTGATCACCATTGAACAGCTGGCGCAAGCGCTGAAGAAGCAAAATGAGGACAGAAAACTGCACCTGGGTGAAATTCTTGTCGGCATGGGTTTCGTCACCAAGGAAAGCATTAAAAGAATATTGGCGCAAAAGCTTGGCATTCCCTTCGTTACCCTGCCCCAGTTCCATTTTGACTTGAATTTGACCAAGATCGTACCTGCCGACCTGGCGCGAAAATACATTGTGATGCCGCTATACCGAACCCAGTCGCGCATGGTGGTGGCGATGGAAGATCCGCTGTCGTCAGAAGCGTTGAAGGAATTATCGTTTTGCGCCAAGCTCACGATTGATCCCGTCATGGCGTCGGAGACTGACCTGGTGGAGGTCATTTCAAGATTCTATGGCCGGCAGGGAGAGCGTCAGGACATCGCTGAATTCGTTTCTAAAATGGACGATGGCATCGGCGCCGAACTGAGCCTGGTTAGCAATGAGGTGATTACTGAATCCGACAACACCATGGTTCGCCTGGTCAACAAGATCATCCTCGACGCCTTCGAACAAGGCGCCTCCGACATCCATATCGAAGTCATGAAAGGAAATGAACCCACCCGGGTCCGCTTTCGCAAGGACGGCATCATGGTCGATTATTCGAACATTCCGGCAAACTACCGCAATGCCCTGGTGTCCCGCCTTAAGATCATGAGCCGCCTGGATATTTCCGAGAAGCGCCGCTCCCAGGATGGGAAGCTGAATTTCGAGCAGTTCGGTCCTGTCAAAATTGAGCTTCGCGTGGTCACCATGCCGACCACGGAAGGCATGGAAGATATCGTGATGCGCATACTCGCAGCGCCAAAGGCCCTATCCCTGGACGCACTAGGCCTGTCTGCCGCTGTGCTGGAGGGACTCAAAAAGCTCGCCCTGAAACCGCATGGGCTGTTATTTGTTTGCGGTCCAACCGGGTCGGGAAAAACCACAACTTTGCATTCCCTGCTCAGTTATATCAATACCAGTGAACGAAAAATATGGACGGTCGAAGATCCTATAGAAATTACCCAGAAGGGTCTGCGGCAAGTGCAGGTACACGCAAAAATCGACCTGACCTTCGCCGCTGTATTGCGCAGCTTCTTGCGGGCAGATCCGGATGTCATCATGGTGGGAGAAACGAGGGATCCGGAAACGGCCCGGACCGTCATTGAAGCTTCACTCACCGGGCACCTGGTATTTTCCACCTTGCATACCAACAGCGCAGTCGAAAGCGTCGTCCGCTTATTGGATCTCGGCCTAGACCCGTTTAATTTTGCCGATGCGCTGTTAGGCGTAGTCGGTCAACGGCTCACACGCAAATTGTGCACGGCCTGCCGCCAACGTTATTCCGCCACTGCCGAGCAAGTCAAGATGCTTGCTTACGAATATTGCCTGGAAACCGGACTGCAGGAAGACGACGTGGTAGCGCAATGGCAAAAACAATATGGCCACGGCAGCACTGCGCTCACCTTATACAAGGCCGTAGGCTGCGAAAAATGCGACAAGAGCGGCTACAAAGGCAGGCTAGGCGTGCACGAATTACTGTTCAACACTCCCGCCATCAGGAAACAAATTCATGCGAAAGCGAATGTGCCGGAAATACTGAAAACCGCTGTTGGAGAAGGTATGCGGACCTTAAAACAAGATGGAATCGATAAGATATTTCAAGGCTTGACCGACTGGGAGCAAGTAAGAATGCTCTAA
- a CDS encoding EAL domain-containing protein codes for MNQETKELTLVLVVDDDAMTRMLVVEALEPEGFRVAEAASGIEGIEMFRRLQPDIMLLDVSMPEMDGFECCKRIRELPEGRRIPIVVLTGNDDDESITQAFEAGATDFLSKPMRWKLLPHRVRYLLRASEALQDLARSEASLTYAQGLAHVGNWEYNPESADGYWSPEVYRILGLDENNTPPRFESLLQAAPNDEQPKLIYCFMNLRTEGISYSLEHRITRPDGDERIVLQQAETLREQGRILVLRGTLQDITERKMHEARIEYLANHDALTDLPNRNLLSDRITQSIAHANRSGQHMAVMFLDLDRFKFINDNFGHPAGDSLLNAVATRLKAATREEDTVARLGGDEFVIMLPAFSSPDNTETAVRRVLEAFSAPFSVGDHELHITTSIGVSIYPEDGGNSETLLKTADAALYSAKEKGRNCSQLYTREMGVQVEEQAELENALRQAVLQHEFELHYQPKVDLKSRRVNGVEALLRWRRPGVGLIPPDSFIPLAEETGLIVPIGEWVLRTACVQAKAWQAAGHLELSMAVNVSARQFRQQNVVELVRSALLESGLAAEYLELELTESVLMRDRETAVKTLRSLKEIGVILTLDDFGTGYSSLSYLKEFPFDVVKIDKSFISDVTNSVDGASLTKSIIAMAESLHMTTVAEGVETEGQLGFLSNNRCDTMQGYYFSRPLPIDEMDALLGAGTHLPGDNRPGDPFKRTLLLVCNDEETLASLNRLLLPDGYQIFSSSSPLEALELLAIHPVGVIVSDLGKPEIPVIDPLSRVKGLYPHIVRIMLSGYSEIQLATGEINEATVYKFLTKPWDDRLLRQHVGESFRRFEARTRGKNPAQEIKPVNAPVLK; via the coding sequence ATGAACCAAGAAACCAAAGAGCTTACCCTGGTGCTCGTCGTCGACGACGACGCGATGACCCGTATGCTTGTCGTGGAGGCGCTCGAACCGGAGGGTTTCAGGGTGGCGGAAGCGGCCAGCGGCATCGAAGGCATCGAGATGTTCCGGCGACTCCAGCCTGACATCATGCTGTTAGACGTCAGCATGCCTGAAATGGACGGATTCGAATGCTGCAAGCGCATCCGTGAATTACCCGAGGGCAGGCGCATACCGATTGTCGTCCTCACCGGAAACGACGATGACGAGTCGATTACCCAAGCATTTGAAGCCGGCGCTACTGACTTTCTTTCCAAGCCTATGCGCTGGAAGCTGCTGCCACATCGGGTGCGCTACTTGTTGCGGGCAAGCGAGGCGTTGCAGGATCTGGCTCGCAGCGAGGCCAGTCTCACGTATGCTCAGGGATTAGCCCATGTGGGGAACTGGGAATATAACCCGGAAAGCGCTGACGGTTACTGGTCTCCGGAAGTCTATCGAATTCTGGGACTCGACGAGAATAACACTCCGCCCCGTTTCGAATCGCTGCTGCAAGCGGCGCCCAACGATGAGCAACCCAAGTTGATTTATTGCTTCATGAATCTACGCACTGAGGGCATCAGCTATAGCCTTGAGCACCGTATCACGCGCCCCGACGGGGACGAGCGAATTGTTCTCCAGCAGGCGGAAACGTTGCGCGAGCAAGGCCGGATCCTGGTGCTACGAGGCACTTTGCAAGACATCACCGAACGCAAGATGCACGAGGCAAGGATCGAATACCTGGCCAACCACGACGCGCTTACCGACCTGCCCAACCGCAACTTGTTGAGCGACCGCATTACGCAGTCAATCGCTCATGCCAACCGTAGCGGCCAGCATATGGCCGTGATGTTTCTCGACCTGGATAGATTCAAATTCATCAATGATAATTTCGGCCACCCCGCGGGAGACAGTTTGCTGAATGCTGTTGCGACCAGGCTTAAAGCGGCGACGCGCGAAGAGGACACCGTAGCACGGCTGGGAGGAGATGAGTTCGTCATCATGCTGCCGGCTTTCAGCTCTCCCGACAATACAGAGACTGCGGTGCGCAGAGTGCTAGAGGCATTTTCCGCTCCCTTCTCTGTCGGCGATCACGAACTGCATATCACGACCAGTATTGGGGTGAGCATTTATCCGGAAGATGGCGGCAATAGCGAGACCTTGCTCAAAACGGCCGATGCCGCCCTATACAGTGCGAAAGAAAAGGGCAGGAATTGCTCCCAGCTCTATACCCGTGAGATGGGCGTCCAGGTGGAGGAACAGGCAGAGCTCGAAAATGCACTGCGCCAGGCGGTCCTGCAGCATGAATTCGAGCTCCACTATCAACCCAAGGTCGATCTCAAAAGCCGCCGGGTCAACGGTGTCGAAGCGCTGCTGCGCTGGCGTCGTCCGGGAGTTGGCTTGATCCCTCCGGATAGCTTCATTCCCTTGGCGGAAGAAACCGGATTGATCGTACCGATAGGCGAGTGGGTATTGAGAACGGCTTGCGTCCAGGCCAAAGCCTGGCAAGCCGCGGGGCATCTTGAGCTCAGCATGGCAGTCAACGTATCGGCGCGCCAGTTCCGGCAGCAAAATGTTGTCGAGCTGGTGCGCAGCGCGCTGCTTGAGAGCGGCCTCGCCGCCGAATACCTGGAACTGGAGCTGACGGAAAGCGTGCTCATGCGAGATCGGGAAACCGCAGTGAAAACCCTGCGCAGTCTCAAAGAGATAGGTGTAATTTTAACGCTGGACGATTTCGGCACCGGATATTCGAGTCTCTCCTATCTCAAGGAATTTCCCTTCGACGTAGTGAAGATCGATAAGTCCTTCATCTCCGATGTGACGAATAGCGTCGATGGCGCGTCGCTCACCAAATCCATCATTGCCATGGCCGAGTCTCTTCATATGACGACAGTTGCCGAAGGAGTCGAGACGGAAGGTCAATTGGGATTTTTAAGCAATAACCGCTGCGACACCATGCAAGGCTACTATTTCAGCCGGCCATTGCCGATAGACGAAATGGATGCGCTGCTTGGCGCAGGAACGCATTTGCCGGGTGACAACCGCCCCGGCGATCCGTTCAAGCGCACTCTGCTGCTGGTCTGCAACGATGAAGAAACGCTGGCCTCCCTCAATCGTCTTTTACTACCGGACGGCTATCAGATCTTCAGTAGCAGCAGTCCGCTTGAAGCCTTGGAACTGCTGGCGATCCATCCTGTCGGCGTCATCGTATCTGACCTGGGCAAGCCGGAAATACCGGTAATCGATCCCTTAAGCCGCGTCAAGGGACTGTATCCGCATATAGTCCGCATCATGCTTTCCGGCTATTCCGAAATACAGCTGGCGACTGGCGAAATCAATGAAGCAACCGTTTATAAATTCCTGACAAAGCCGTGGGATGACCGGCTGCTGCGGCAGCATGTGGGAGAGTCGTTTCGTCGCTTCGAAGCACGCACAAGAGGTAAAAATCCGGCGCAGGAAATCAAGCCTGTCAATGCGCCTGTTTTGAAATAG